Proteins from one Desulfonema limicola genomic window:
- the mdh gene encoding malate dehydrogenase, whose product MDKKVTVVGAGNVGATAAQRLAEKALCDVVLIDIVEGVPQGKALDLTQASAIEKHDAQIIGSNSYEESANSDVVIITAGIPRKPGMSRDDLISTNAGIMKNVTEQIVKYSPDATLIIVSNPLDAMCHVAYEVSGFPKNRVIGMAGVLDSARFRAFIAMELNVSIENTHAFVLGGHGDTMVPLPRFSTVSGIPITELLSQERIDALCTRTANGGAEIVGLLKTGSAFYAPASSAVEMAKSILFDKKQILPCAAYLQGEYGFQDLFIGVPVKLGKGGVEEIIEIKLTDDEMAKLKKSAAAVEELKGVLAKLK is encoded by the coding sequence ATGGACAAAAAGGTTACCGTAGTAGGCGCTGGAAATGTTGGAGCTACCGCAGCTCAAAGACTGGCAGAAAAAGCATTGTGTGATGTTGTATTAATTGATATTGTTGAAGGTGTTCCTCAGGGAAAAGCACTTGATCTGACCCAGGCTTCAGCAATAGAAAAACATGATGCTCAAATTATTGGGTCTAATTCTTATGAAGAATCTGCAAATTCTGATGTTGTTATTATTACTGCCGGTATTCCAAGAAAGCCTGGAATGAGCCGTGATGATCTTATCAGCACCAACGCCGGTATTATGAAAAATGTTACAGAGCAGATTGTAAAATATTCTCCTGATGCCACTCTCATTATTGTCAGCAATCCTCTTGATGCCATGTGTCATGTTGCATATGAAGTCAGCGGGTTTCCAAAAAACAGGGTTATTGGTATGGCCGGTGTTCTGGATTCTGCCCGTTTCAGAGCATTTATTGCCATGGAACTTAATGTTTCCATTGAAAACACCCATGCCTTTGTTCTTGGCGGACATGGTGATACAATGGTTCCTCTGCCCCGTTTTTCAACAGTATCAGGTATTCCTATTACTGAACTTCTTTCCCAGGAACGAATTGATGCTTTATGCACCAGAACAGCCAATGGCGGAGCAGAGATTGTCGGGCTGCTTAAAACAGGAAGTGCTTTTTATGCTCCTGCATCTTCAGCAGTTGAAATGGCTAAATCAATTCTTTTTGATAAAAAGCAGATTCTTCCCTGTGCTGCTTATCTTCAGGGCGAGTATGGATTTCAGGATCTTTTCATCGGCGTGCCTGTGAAACTTGGCAAAGGCGGGGTTGAAGAGATTATAGAGATTAAACTTACAGATGATGAAATGGCTAAATTGAAAAAATCTGCAGCAGCAGTTGAAGAGCTTAAAGGTGTTTTAGCAAAATTAAAATAA